The Gemmatimonadota bacterium region TATGTTCGGACGGGATAACCGCTGAAAGCATCTAAGCGGGAAGCCCACCTCAAGACGAGATGTCCCAAGCGTAAGCTTCTGAAGGCCCCTTGAAGATTACAAGGTCGATAGGCCAGAGGTGTAAGTGGCGAGGTAACGAGCCATTCAGCCGACTGGTACTAATAGCCGTGCGGCTTGACCAATGCTTCATGCTACGACGTCGTTTCCTCATTCCTTGTAATTGCAACCCATTTCTTCCGGTGGCGATAGCGGAGGGGAAACACCTCTTCCCATTCCGAACAGAGTAGTTAAGCCCTCTTGCGCCGATGGTACTGCTTGGGTGACCTTGTGGGAGAGTAGGACGCTGCCGGGGGATGCTGAGAAGGCGCTCGATTCATTTCGGGCGCCTTTTCTATTTTGGGGTGCTTTTGTGCGTACGGAGGGATACGTTACTGAGGCCGGCGCGCGGGGGTCGCCTGTCTATGCCAGCGGCGTTGGCCTCCGACGACTTCTCATTCAGCGGACGACTCGTCGGAGACCTTGTTTACGGACGCGCCAGTCGCCCGTTCCTCTTGTCGCCCGCAGCCCATGTCAATCCACTGAACAACAACTTAAAACGAACACTCCGATATCTTGGAATGGCAGTTCACCAGGTAGGTCCCGGCAGTCGACTTCACAAAGTACCTTTACGCTTTCTCCTACGCCGCGGCTTTCTGCACGATGCGCCCGTCGAAGAGGCGGATGATTCGGTGGGCGTGGTTGGCCAGCGTCTGGTCGTGGGTCACCATGATTATAGTCGTGCCCGCCTCGTTCAGGCCAATGAGCAATTCCATCACCTCGGTACCGTTTGCCGAGTCCAGGTTGCCGGTCGGCTCGTCGGCCAGAATCAACTTGGGATTGCCGATGACCGCCCGCGCCACGGCCACGCGCTGCTGCTGGCCGCCTGAAAGCTGCTGCGGAAAGTGATTCCGCCGGTGGAGAATCTGCATATGTTCCATGGCCGCTTCCACGCGTTGCTTTCGCTCCGCCTTGGAAGTGCCCAGGTAGATCAGCGGCAGCTCGATGTTCTCGTACACGGTGAGTTCGTCGATCAGGTTGAAGCTCTGGAAGACGAAGCCGATGTTGTTCTTGCGCAGGTTGGCGCGTTGCCGCTCGGAGTGGGCGGACACTTCCTCGCCAACGAAGTGGTACTCTCCGCCTGTGGGGTTGTCGAGGAGCCCGAGGATGTTGAGGAGAGTGGACTTGCCGCAACCCGACGGACCCATGATAGCCACGAACTCCCCTACGTCCACGGCCATGGTCACGTCGTTGAGCGCCGTCGTCTCCACTTCTTCCGTCGCGTAAAGCTTCTTGAGATGCTGTGTCCGAATCATGGTGTGCTCCAATTATGTATTATTGCGCCTGGCGCCGTCGCCTCCTGATCGAGAACCTTCCGACATGTGTCCGTACCCGTTACTGCAATACAAGCCGTTCCATGTCGCCGAAGTTGTCGTACATGGACGTAATGACCTGCTCACCCTCTTCGAGACCTTCCAGCACCTCGAAGTACTGACTGTTCTGCCTTCCGAGCCGTATCGCGCGCCGCACGGCGGTCTCGCCGGCAGGATCGAGCACGTAGATCCACCGCCCGCCCGTCTTCTGGTAGAACCCGCCCCGGGGCACCTGAAGGGCGTCCGCCAGTTCGCCCAAGGCGATACGCACCTGTAGCGTCTGGCCCCGGCGCAGCCCCTCCGGCATCCCTTCGGGGAACACCATGTCCGCTTCGAACTGACCCTCGAGCACCTCGGGATACACCCGGCTCATCACCAGGTCGTAGGACCCTCCGGCGAAATCGAAGGAGCCGGCTTGTCCGGACCGGATGCGGGCGATGTAGTGCTCGTCGATCGCCGCTCTCACTTTGAAAGCGCCCTCTACATCGATCTGGCCGAGCCGCTCCCCGCCGGGTTTCGATTCGCCCACCTCGGCTATGAGCGAGGACAGAAGTCCCGCGATCGGCGCGCGGAGCGTCAGGTTCTCCTGGTTCTCCTTCACCATGTTCAGGTTAAGCTGCAGCCGATCGATCGATTCCTCCAGTTGCTGGATCTGCACCGCCTGGAAGAGCGAGTCCTGGCGCAGCGTCTCCACGGTGACGGAACGCTTACGCGTAAGATACTCGAGGTTGTCCCTGGCCTCGTCGTATTCCTGCTGTGAGACCAGGTCGGCCTCGAGTAAGGCGGCCTGCCGCTCGAACTCCCGTTCGGCCTTCCGCATTTCGAAATCGAGCTCCACCAGTTGCCCCCGCATCTCCAGGCGTCTTTGCTCCATCGTCACCCGCGTCTGCCGCAGGGCGTTCACCTCGCGGAAGAGCTCGGCTTCGCGCTGCATGACGTTGAGTTGCAGGTTGGCGTTAGATAGCCGCAGGATCGGGGTGCCCTGTTCCACGTGCGTGCCCTGCTCGACGTAGACCTCCTCCACACGTCCGCCTTCCACGGCGTCCAGGTAGATCGTCGTGAGCGGCATCACCGCGCCCTGCTCGACGATGTACTCCAGGAAGGGACCGTAGGTGACCGGCGCCATGGTCAGCTTGCCGGCCTCGACGTTCAGCGACGACGGGTTGACGCTGAGCAGCGCATAGGCCCCGAAGGCGATTACCGCGGCCGCCAGGCCGCCGAGTGCGATCCGGCGCGGCGTGAAACGCTTCTTCTCGATCTGTCGGTCCGTAGTGCCTGGTTGCTCACGCTGTCTTTCATCCGTGAACATATCCACGAGACTCTTCGGATCTTTGTCGTCGTTACGTGAGCCAGTCATAGATACCTCCTATGCATTTCCGTCCGGTGCTCTCCCAGCATAGTGTCCTTAACTGCATAATACCCGTAACGTGGATTCGTTTCTATAAGGTGATTCCCTACTTTCTTAAGATTAAACCCCTTATTTGCAGCGTAGATTCGTACACAATACACTCTGATTCGCGTAAGAATGCCTCGGGCTTGTAATCTCATCTCATTCCTTACAGCACAACGAAGAGAAGACCTTCAAATAACCATCTGTTTGAATATCAAGAGAGTATGTGCTGACAACATGCTCTCTGGCAGCCTTCCCCATACGTCTTCTGAGTTCAGAATCTGACAAAATCCTGATAATCCTTTCAGCAATTTGATCTGTGTTTCCAACATCGGCATAGTAACCTCCAATGCCGTCCTCGAAAACCTCCTGCATGCCTTCTGTTCGTGTAGCCACTACCGGCGATTCACATGCCATTGCTTCCGCTATGCCCAACCCGAATCCCTCGCTGATACTGGTCATTACACATACAGAGGACAGAGAATAAAGGGCCGGCATATCCTCGCTTGAGGTTTCACCTAAAGCAAAAACCACGTGATCGTTCAGTCCCATGCGATCAGACATATTCAACAGATACTCATGATATGGACTGATCGTACCCATTTCATGAAATACGCTTCCATTTCCTGTAATCAACAATGTCGCCTTGTCGTACGATCTATGTACCTTCTCGAATGCTTCGATGAGTATGTGGATACCTTTCATCGGATCGAGACGAACTGGACTGGTAATCAACTCCTCGGACACGTTTTTAAGAAAGCCGTACTTCATATTCTTGTGTGTCGGTTTAAAGAAATCGGTGTCCACTCCATTGTAGATGTTGATCATCTCGAGATCATACAACGCTCTGGCTTTCTCCTGCATGTATCTTGAGACACTGACGAAGGCATTCGCATTGCTGTTCAGAACTTCTTCAAAATCCGGACTTGACTTGTCCGGAATACCTGGAAGTACAGCAACAAGCGGTATCTGACACGTTTTTTTTATAATTCCTCCCACTATGCCCGGAACCACGCCAAAGGTACAAATGAGATCAGCGGACTGTATCAACTGTGCCCAGTCTGAAGCCGAACGTTTGTAAAATGCCAAAGGGATGGAAAGGTCCTGAAGTGGATCGTCCCGGTCAGGTCTGGATGAAGGAACCTTGAAACGATAAACCTCGATGGGATGGGCATTGGGGCTTTTTAACAATTCTTTTTGAGGGGACTCACTGTTTTCACCAGAGATCGATAGTATCGATACTCTATGACCTCTGCGGGTGAAGCCCATTGCACAATCGTATATTTGCCTTTCCAGTCCACCTACTTGAGGCCAGAATCCGTGACCTATTACGGCTATACGCATGGCTGTGTCCACCATGGAAAATAAACCATCTGTTATGACAACAGGCCGTTATCCAGCATGGCTTGTACGGATGGGAAAACACGATCCATTTCGATACCGTCGACGCACAAAGGACCGTTCTTATCTGGAATCCTGACTATGGAGTCCACGCCCGGGGCTACGCCTTCGTTAAACTCTCTGATCATTTCCAATGACCAGGACGTTCTGACCGATTGTCCAAAAACTGTTAGCGCGTTTATGAACTGAATGATTCGCGTCATCATGCAATCTTCTTTTTGTTTCGAATTCGTCCGGTCCATACACGGATTGGGATTCACTACCTGAGCAAGTCTGCGCCAACCGTGTTGCGCACTGACAAGGGTCTCATCGCAATATCCGGTTGCGACCATTCTGTTTACCGCATGCCGCCACCGAAGCGCGAATTGCCCGGTCAGCATCCAGATGTGGTGAATACAGGCGTCGTATATTTCCTGTGCCATCAATCGTTGCTGATTCATGCGTGAATCGGAAATGTTCTCTGCAAGTTTGAAGTAAGTCGCCAAGCCGTTGATTCCTGCTTTAACGGTCTCATTGTTTCTTTGAGTTTGTGCGATTTTCAGGTATTCCCAGGGGCTTTCGGGTTCCATGATGATTGGATAGAACAGATGTGGCATCAGTTGAAAACGTCTGAATCCCGAAATGTCTCCATCGCATTGCACGAGCCAGTCGTCATCATCCATCAGACCATGAATAGCAAGATAAGCAAGACCCAGTGTAACAGCATAACCTTTGCCGAATCGGATATCGGGAAGGTTCAGATGGCACATCAATCGGTCCCAATCCAACCGTTGCCGTATCATCGACTCGGTGATCACCGTTACTCCACTGTCAACGATCTCCCGGGCGGTCCGCGGATGAACTCCATTATCCACGACAAAAACGTTGGATACACCAACGTGCAGTCGTAGAACCCGCAGAATCTCCGATACGATAACGGCTCCGTCGCCTTTCAACTCTCTCAGTGGCATCAGCACTTTTACCTTACCACATTGGGTGTAACGGAGTATCTGTTTGACCCGATTGGACAGATCATCGCAAGACGGTTGATATACATCTTTCCGGACAAGCTGTCGAAGCGAGCGTTCCCGATGATGTTCTATGGAGTTGGCTACAAGTTTCATGCTATGGGTCGGCTGAGCTATGGTGAACGTGTGTCCGTGTTCAGTAGGTGATTCTGCCGAACACGCCGTGAACGGATCATCACAACACATATAGAGAGGCGATCTTTTTATGTCGCAGTACGAGTAGTAATCGGTTGACCCCTTACCAGGTTCCGAGTTGCAGCCTTCGATCAGGTTCCTGAGATTACTCAATACTCTGTATTCGCGCTCCGCAATGTCATGCAGGATATCACGGGCTTTTTTTACCAATGATACTTTCGGTTTCATGAGGCACTTTAGAAGGAGCCATCTCACATGGTTCGCCATTCTTGTTACTTCTGAATACGCTTCGAAGATGCGATAGTCCGAATCAATGTAACCATGCTCTTCCAAATACCCGATTCGCTCCGCCATGATTCTTTTATGTTCCCAAAGAACACGCAGAGGAATCGTGAGGGAATTCAGTGAACGACATTGATCCAATAAATCTGTCAGGTATGAATACACGGATACTCCCCAGATTCCAACCTCTTGAGGAACATACAGCATACGATACTTCTCAGCCGTATTTGCTGATTCCAAGTAATCCGAGAGCAATTCATACATTTGTCTGATATCGATATCGTACTTTCTACTGTGATCGGCTCTGTATAAGAAAACCTTGGGGCTTTCGTCTAACTGGTCTGCAGGATCGGTGTCATCGTTCAGTGCCTTATCAATCACGGCTTCAAAGAGCTCACTGAACGTTATCGTTGATATATGATACTTCCATGACCTATTGTAACCGGAGATTTCAAACGTCCTGCTATTGTCGTCATATCCCGATACCAGTACTTCATGCAGATAATGGAATTGCTTGTATGGTGCCGTAGATGGTAAATGGAAATAATCAACGTCCAATTGCACGTGCCAATCTTCATCGAGGCTCTGCATGACAAACTGTATGATGTCGTCGCGCCTCCGCGTGATCATGTTCTGTTCCAGGTTTTGGATCTCTAAGAATGGGCAAGAAACGAAACATGAGTTTTTCTTCCCGCCTTTCGGTGAAAACGGGCTGACGTAGAATTTCAGGTCCCGATCGTTGTAATGATAGAGTTGGAGGAAATTACTACATATCCACGGTGTAAACGCCATGTGCGGACGAATGACCGACAGCGGGTACATGTAGAACAGGTAAGACGTAACAGGAGGTTCTTGAACAGGGATTTGCTTTTTCATTTACTCATCCTGATTCCTTAAACGGCAGGGTTCATGCTTCTGATTGCAAATCTTTACGTGTGTACAAGATTCCCATTTTTAATCTCGAATGCGCGATCGGTTATTTCTGACACATCATCGTGCGATACACAGACGACGATTTTGTCTGTCAATTTTCGTTTTAGATAGTATTGAATCGATTGCTTAGATGGTCCGTCAAAGTGAGAAAAAGGTTCGTCAAGAACTACTATCGGGGAATCTTGAACCAGTACTCGTGCAAGTGCTATTTTCTGGCGTTGACCATCAGATACGTTCCTTCCGCCATCAGATACTACAAAATCCAGGTATGCGTATCCTTCCAGCTTATCTTCTTCAATACCTAGATCATTTAGTATGCGGACAATTTCATGGTCATTAATGGTATCGTCAAATAGCCGAATGTTCTCACGAATGGTGCCACTGAAGAGGTAGGTGTCTGAGGGCATTGCACTTATGCAATGCCGCCATTCCTGATTGTTAAATCTTGCTATGTCGGTATCATCAATTAGTATTTTGCCTTCAGCAGGTTTTACCAACTTCAACAGCAATCTTAGAACTGTAGTTTTTCCCGTTCCATTGTTTCCATAGATAGTATTCCAACCAGTATTGAATATCGCGTTAACTTCCAAACAGGGGTTTTGGCCGTTGTAGCCAAAGACACAATTCCTGTACTCTACATGGTCGAATTTCAGCGAACCATTCGATTTTGATGATTGAGAGATCCCATCCTCCTCTTCATTCTCGTAGAATACGGAAATTCGTTGTAGTGAAGCTTTAGCCGCCAGATAGCTTTGGTATGATTGAGTTATGAAGTAAACCGGTGCGTTAAAACGATCTCTCAACGTGAGAAACGCAAACAAATATCCTACGCTCAGACTTCCCTCTACTACTAACAGTCCACCATAGCCGATAGTAATGATATACCCGATCGCCATAAGCAGCATGGTGACGGCATCGCCGCCTTGCATCCAACTGTCTCTGATTATCGATGACCGTTTTAATGCTTGAAATCCCTTTTTTATCTTATCAAGCGACCATGCGTCGAGGTTGATTTGCCTGAGATGGATTATGTTCTGTATACCTGATGTCATCTGTTCAATACTCGTTGCGCGGTCTTCAGATACCTTCAAGTTGGAGTTTAGCGTAACGCTTCTGAACATGTACATGCGCAATCCAACGAAAGGCACAATCACGAAACTTGCTACTAACATTCTCCACTCCACGTAGCCAACAAACACTACAGCAGCAATGAATCCTAACAAACTAGTCATGGAATAGTACAAGATGGTCATGAGGAAGTTACGAATTTGTTCGGTATCCCCATCAACCCTTGCGAGAATGTCACCGGTTCCAAATTTCTGGTAAAAAGCATACCCAAGTTTGTACAGTTTTTCCGTGACGGCTTTTTTGGCGATTACTCCGACACGATTGGAAATTACGGAGGCCAGTACTCCCTGGCAAAATGACGCTGTCGCAATCAGAACGGCTATTCCGGCAAAGTACAGACACTGTTCCTTTACAATTGACCAGTCTTGGGCGACAAGCCCCATATCAACTATTCTGGAGAAAATCAACGGTTTAATGATGTTCAGTATCACCAGGACCGCTGCAACACAGCAAAAGCCTAACACGTGATAGACGTTTTCAATAAGCGCCCTGGGTATGAGTAGTGATTTCAACTCTTTGCTATGTACCATCAGACCCTCTTCGAGTACTGCGATTCAATTGCTCGAGAACGAGCTTGGCCATGTAATCAAAGCTTGTAAAAAACGCTTCGTTGATATCCTCATCATTTAACTCGATTTCGAATTCCGATTCGATAAGAAGAACGAATTCTATGGCCTGTATCGAATCACTTGCAAGATGATTGAGAACCACAGTTTCTCGATCTTCTTGTGCAACATTCAAGGTACCGCCAAGAAACGTATCGGTAAGCTCGTATAGATTTGTCTTAATCTCGTCTTTCGTCATGATACCTATACTTTCTCACGAGAATTCAGCCTCTATAGTGCGCAGAATCAAACCATCGTTTTTGTGATCCATGATATCTATGACTGGCTTGTTCAGGGCCTCTTCAAATCTCGTTCGACAGTCGTTTTTTTCATCTTCATCCAGAGTGAGGTGTTTAGCAACGGTTTGTCCGGTCTCGGTTTTTTTGAAAACACGTTTCCAAGGGGTCATAACAAAGAATATGGGACTTGCCTTGCAGAATACACTAACGACCTTGCAGACGTTGCGTATATACCCAATCGAGTCCTGCGGATTGACTGCGCAGATAAAGCGATCAGGCATTGTCCCTAATAAAAAACTCAGTGTGTCGATCTCGTTCCCGATGATTAAGTCTCTGTTCCCGCGTGGAATGGTTGTACCCTGAGTGCCCGTCAGAATCGCGTGTGGGCGCTGAAACTCTGATACTCCTTTCAGATATGTACGTAAAAAAAACTGCCACTTTTCCTGTTCAATATGCGCCGCAGACTGATAGCCATAAGGGAAAGTCATGTTCGCACCAAAAAGTTCGCCCTGCGGCTCAGAAGACAAGTATGAAACTCTGTATCCTGCGTTTTCCATAATCCTCTTAACACGAAGTTGTGTGGTGAACTTGCCTTGTCGGTTGCTTGTACCGATCACCCCCAATACAGGTACTTTAACTGGTGGTAGATATCTGAACTCCATAACATCATCGAACAGTTTCTGGGTAACGCCCGGGACATATACTTTACCGTTATAGAGGTGGTTACGCATATGTTCCTGCAATTCTGATTGTAAGCGAAAATCAAATGCAAAGATGTTTTTGTTCTCCAGCAGGCACTTATCTACAAGTGTACGACCAAATCTGATGTTCGATTCAAACATCTGATCCGAGTAGTATCCCAAGACCAGCGTGTCAAAACCTTCCATGGAATTCGAACTCGGACCCGTTGCTGGCGAAAGGGATTCTTCTTTTTTCGATATGGAAAGTTTCCTGAAATCAACATTCCTCGGATAGTCCAGATACATCGTGACTGGAAACGAGGCATAGTCAGGTAATTCGACAAATGCCCGCATTTCTTTCTCGCTAGCAGGAAATACCCCGAGTCTGCCGACCCATCTCTGATCTATTCTGCTACTAAAAACCCGTTTTCGTACGGCCACCAATTCACTGCTTCGTACTGCGGGGAAATCGATTTGCCTTGTCTGTCTTCCAAACTGTATTGGTTTGATATTGCGGTCCGCGTTATCGACCAGATGTCTTTTTAAAGTGGTCAGATCCATTTTACTATGCGATTCGAGGATTGCTGCGACTATGCCAGTAAAATAGGCGCACGCAAGGCTGGTACCGCTTCGTATTCGGTACCCGCCATCGATAGTCGCCACACGTTGAATCGTACCTTTTGCGATAAACTCGATGGGCGAATCTGGTATGTAACCGTGTTTTCTGAAATCAGGGACGTTACCCCAGGTGACACCGAAGGTTGATGGATAGCAGGCGGGGTAACAATCGTTATTGGAGTTGTGATGACCAGCAGCAACTATGACGATATTTCGATAGTGGGCTTCATCGCATACGCGCAATAACTCTTCAGAGGGTGAATTGGTAAGAATGCCAAGTGAGAGATTAATGATGTCAATTGAGTTTTCGATACACCATGAGATAGCGGTACTTAGTGTTTTCTCTGATGAAACCAACTCATTCTGGAAGATTTTAACAGCTACATATTCTGCCTCACGGCA contains the following coding sequences:
- a CDS encoding ABC transporter ATP-binding protein — encoded protein: MIRTQHLKKLYATEEVETTALNDVTMAVDVGEFVAIMGPSGCGKSTLLNILGLLDNPTGGEYHFVGEEVSAHSERQRANLRKNNIGFVFQSFNLIDELTVYENIELPLIYLGTSKAERKQRVEAAMEHMQILHRRNHFPQQLSGGQQQRVAVARAVIGNPKLILADEPTGNLDSANGTEVMELLIGLNEAGTTIIMVTHDQTLANHAHRIIRLFDGRIVQKAAA
- a CDS encoding HlyD family efflux transporter periplasmic adaptor subunit, with protein sequence MTGSRNDDKDPKSLVDMFTDERQREQPGTTDRQIEKKRFTPRRIALGGLAAAVIAFGAYALLSVNPSSLNVEAGKLTMAPVTYGPFLEYIVEQGAVMPLTTIYLDAVEGGRVEEVYVEQGTHVEQGTPILRLSNANLQLNVMQREAELFREVNALRQTRVTMEQRRLEMRGQLVELDFEMRKAEREFERQAALLEADLVSQQEYDEARDNLEYLTRKRSVTVETLRQDSLFQAVQIQQLEESIDRLQLNLNMVKENQENLTLRAPIAGLLSSLIAEVGESKPGGERLGQIDVEGAFKVRAAIDEHYIARIRSGQAGSFDFAGGSYDLVMSRVYPEVLEGQFEADMVFPEGMPEGLRRGQTLQVRIALGELADALQVPRGGFYQKTGGRWIYVLDPAGETAVRRAIRLGRQNSQYFEVLEGLEEGEQVITSMYDNFGDMERLVLQ
- a CDS encoding glycosyltransferase family 4 protein; amino-acid sequence: MVDTAMRIAVIGHGFWPQVGGLERQIYDCAMGFTRRGHRVSILSISGENSESPQKELLKSPNAHPIEVYRFKVPSSRPDRDDPLQDLSIPLAFYKRSASDWAQLIQSADLICTFGVVPGIVGGIIKKTCQIPLVAVLPGIPDKSSPDFEEVLNSNANAFVSVSRYMQEKARALYDLEMINIYNGVDTDFFKPTHKNMKYGFLKNVSEELITSPVRLDPMKGIHILIEAFEKVHRSYDKATLLITGNGSVFHEMGTISPYHEYLLNMSDRMGLNDHVVFALGETSSEDMPALYSLSSVCVMTSISEGFGLGIAEAMACESPVVATRTEGMQEVFEDGIGGYYADVGNTDQIAERIIRILSDSELRRRMGKAAREHVVSTYSLDIQTDGYLKVFSSLCCKE
- a CDS encoding ABC transporter ATP-binding protein, which produces MVHSKELKSLLIPRALIENVYHVLGFCCVAAVLVILNIIKPLIFSRIVDMGLVAQDWSIVKEQCLYFAGIAVLIATASFCQGVLASVISNRVGVIAKKAVTEKLYKLGYAFYQKFGTGDILARVDGDTEQIRNFLMTILYYSMTSLLGFIAAVVFVGYVEWRMLVASFVIVPFVGLRMYMFRSVTLNSNLKVSEDRATSIEQMTSGIQNIIHLRQINLDAWSLDKIKKGFQALKRSSIIRDSWMQGGDAVTMLLMAIGYIITIGYGGLLVVEGSLSVGYLFAFLTLRDRFNAPVYFITQSYQSYLAAKASLQRISVFYENEEEDGISQSSKSNGSLKFDHVEYRNCVFGYNGQNPCLEVNAIFNTGWNTIYGNNGTGKTTVLRLLLKLVKPAEGKILIDDTDIARFNNQEWRHCISAMPSDTYLFSGTIRENIRLFDDTINDHEIVRILNDLGIEEDKLEGYAYLDFVVSDGGRNVSDGQRQKIALARVLVQDSPIVVLDEPFSHFDGPSKQSIQYYLKRKLTDKIVVCVSHDDVSEITDRAFEIKNGNLVHT
- a CDS encoding S8 family serine peptidase; the protein is MRIAVVDSGIDAEHPRLENLRCSGVSFVQDECGRVSTVMDFEDRLGHGTASAAIIYKFCREAEYVAVKIFQNELVSSEKTLSTAISWCIENSIDIINLSLGILTNSPSEELLRVCDEAHYRNIVIVAAGHHNSNNDCYPACYPSTFGVTWGNVPDFRKHGYIPDSPIEFIAKGTIQRVATIDGGYRIRSGTSLACAYFTGIVAAILESHSKMDLTTLKRHLVDNADRNIKPIQFGRQTRQIDFPAVRSSELVAVRKRVFSSRIDQRWVGRLGVFPASEKEMRAFVELPDYASFPVTMYLDYPRNVDFRKLSISKKEESLSPATGPSSNSMEGFDTLVLGYYSDQMFESNIRFGRTLVDKCLLENKNIFAFDFRLQSELQEHMRNHLYNGKVYVPGVTQKLFDDVMEFRYLPPVKVPVLGVIGTSNRQGKFTTQLRVKRIMENAGYRVSYLSSEPQGELFGANMTFPYGYQSAAHIEQEKWQFFLRTYLKGVSEFQRPHAILTGTQGTTIPRGNRDLIIGNEIDTLSFLLGTMPDRFICAVNPQDSIGYIRNVCKVVSVFCKASPIFFVMTPWKRVFKKTETGQTVAKHLTLDEDEKNDCRTRFEEALNKPVIDIMDHKNDGLILRTIEAEFS